A window of the Hordeum vulgare subsp. vulgare chromosome 5H, MorexV3_pseudomolecules_assembly, whole genome shotgun sequence genome harbors these coding sequences:
- the LOC123395718 gene encoding beta-glucuronosyltransferase GlcAT14A-like produces the protein MKPIVVHAAAVDRRWLLPLAVGSALSLFILVLLTTVPFPFVPSSTPSPALFVEHKLAPTPPASRVAGSLPRIAYVISGSARDAAALRRVLLALYHPRNLYVLHLDAEAPEADRRELAAGLAAHPVIAAAGNVRVVERANLVTYRGPTMVASTLHAAAALLWGHSGAGGSDWDWFINLSASDYPLVTQDDLIHVFSKLPRDLNFIDHTSNIGWKEFQRAKPVIIDPGLYMKKKADVFWIPQRRSVPTAFKLFTGSAWMALSRSLVEYSIWGWDNLPRTVLMYYSNFISSPEGYFHTVVCNAEEFKNTTVNHDLHYIAWDNPPKQHPHYLTMDDLDRMIASDAPFARKFHADEPVLDRIDEELLSRRAGPDAPTPGGWCAGTGDNGSDPCSVIGNTSFLQPGRGAVRLQRLVTSLLSEEKFHPRQCK, from the exons ATGAAGCCCATCGTCGTCCACGCCGCCGCCGTGGACCGGCGGTGGCTGCTCCCTTTGGCCGTCGGCTCGGCGCTGTCCCTCTTCATCCTCGTCCTCCTCACCACCGTCCCCTTCCCCTTCGTCCCCTCCTCCACGCCCTCCCCGGCGCTCTTCGTCGAGCACAAGCTCGCCCCGACGCCGCCGGCCTCCCGCGTCGCCGGATCCCTCCCCCGCATCGCCTACGTCATCTCCGGATCCGCCAGGGACGCCGCCGCGCTCCGCCGCGTGCTCCTCGCGCTCTACCACCCCAGGAACCTCTACGTCCTGCACCTAGATGCCGAGGCGCCGGAGGCCGACCGCCGGGAGCTCGCCGCCGGCCTCGCGGCGCACCCGGTCATAGCCGCCGCCGGCAACGTCCGCGTCGTCGAGCGGGCCAACCTCGTCACCTACCGCGGGCCCACCATGGTCGCCAGCACCCTGCACGCCGCCGCCGCGCTCCTCTGGGGCCACTCCGGCGCCGGCGGGTCCGACTGGGACTGGTTCATCAACCTCTCCGCCTCCGACTACCCGCTCGTCACGCAGGACG ATCTGATCCATGTCTTCTCCAAGCTGCCGCGTGATCTCAACTTCATCGACCACACCAGCAACATCGGATGGAAGGA GTTTCAGAGGGCGAAGCCGGTCATCATCGACCCGGGGCTCTACATGAAGAAGAAGGCGGACGTGTTCTGGATACCACAGCGCCGGAGCGTGCCAACGGCCTTCAAGCTCTTCACAG GTTCAGCCTGGATGGCGCTGTCGAGGTCGCTGGTCGAGTACAGCATATGGGGCTGGGACAACCTGCCGCGCACCGTCCTCATGTACTACTCCAACTTCATCTCCTCCCCAGAGGGCTACTTCCACACCGTGGTCTGCAACGCCGAGGAGTTCAAGAACACGACGGTGAACCACGACCTGCACTACATCGCGTGGGACAACCCCCCGAAGCAGCACCCGCACTACCTGACGATGGACGACCTGGACCGGATGATCGCCAGTGACGCGCCGTTCGCCCGCAAGTTCCATGCGGACGAGCCCGTGCTCGATCGGATCGACGAGGAGCTCCTGTCGCGCCGCGCCGGCCCGGACGCGCCCACCCCCGGAGGCTGGTGCGCTGGGACGGGGGACAACGGGAGCGACCCCTGCTCGGTCATCGGGAACACCAGCTTCCTTCAGCCCGGACGTGGCGCCGTGCGGCTGCAGCGGCTCGTCACATCCCTCCTGTCGGAGGAGAAGTTCCACCCGCGGCAGTGCAAGTGA